The Neobacillus sp. PS3-34 genome has a window encoding:
- a CDS encoding toxin, whose amino-acid sequence MRKWLSTFVLIGIFLSSITTSHASLDGIKLADFPYNSVLYQKARNEKGLNYLKNIIILPYENFNQKETENIVGRLDSLPVSLLQKINEKGIYVKLFNGKLTDNPTASYLKGEIPRGYHTTTTWDDVPGMGGSRTVLVKIGSSDKGKGHGSINLELHELAHSIDRLVYHDIRYDHHFQAVWKRESESLFPGNSYFINYPEEYFAETFAMFYYDQVSRNVLKEKAPLTYKLISRLS is encoded by the coding sequence ATGCGTAAATGGCTAAGCACCTTTGTATTAATAGGAATTTTCCTTTCTTCTATTACAACTTCTCATGCCTCCCTTGATGGGATTAAACTGGCAGACTTCCCGTACAACTCTGTGCTTTACCAAAAAGCGAGAAATGAAAAAGGTCTCAACTATTTAAAAAACATCATTATTTTGCCCTATGAAAATTTCAACCAGAAGGAAACAGAGAATATCGTTGGGAGACTGGATTCACTGCCGGTTTCATTATTGCAGAAAATAAACGAAAAAGGCATTTACGTTAAGCTATTTAATGGGAAACTGACAGACAATCCTACAGCGAGCTATTTGAAGGGAGAAATCCCCAGAGGCTACCACACCACAACAACATGGGATGACGTGCCAGGGATGGGCGGTTCAAGAACGGTCCTTGTAAAAATCGGCAGCAGTGACAAAGGGAAAGGCCATGGTTCTATTAATCTTGAATTGCATGAACTTGCCCATTCCATTGATCGCCTTGTATACCATGACATTCGTTATGACCACCATTTTCAAGCGGTTTGGAAAAGAGAGAGTGAGAGCCTTTTTCCGGGCAACAGTTATTTTATCAATTATCCAGAAGAATACTTTGCAGAAACCTTTGCCATGTTTTATTACGATCAGGTATCCAGAAATGTTTTAAAAGAAAAGGCTCCCTTGACTTATAAATTGATTAGCCGATTAAGTTAA
- a CDS encoding thymidylate synthase, with the protein MKQYLELCEHILANGNVKEDRTGTGTISTFGYQMRFNLQDGFPLLTTKKLHLRSIIYELLWFLKGDTNIQYLQDNGVRIWNEWADENGELGPVYGHQWRSWTGADGKTVDQISELIEQIKKNPDSRRLIVSAWNPADMDKMALPPCHCLFQFYVADGKLSCQLYQRSADVFLGVPFNIASYALLTYMVAQVCGLEPGEFIHTFGDVHIYQNHIEQVKLQLERETRSLPQLKLNPDVKDIFSFEFEDFTLEGYDPHPHIKGAVSV; encoded by the coding sequence TTGAAACAATATTTGGAGCTTTGTGAGCATATTTTAGCAAACGGAAATGTAAAGGAAGACCGCACAGGAACGGGGACCATCAGTACATTCGGTTACCAGATGAGATTCAATTTACAGGATGGCTTTCCTCTTTTAACAACGAAAAAGCTGCATTTAAGATCAATTATTTATGAGCTCCTCTGGTTCTTAAAGGGGGATACGAACATTCAATACCTGCAGGATAACGGAGTAAGAATCTGGAACGAATGGGCAGATGAGAACGGAGAGCTTGGTCCCGTTTATGGCCATCAGTGGAGATCTTGGACGGGGGCTGATGGAAAAACGGTTGACCAAATCAGCGAATTAATTGAACAAATTAAAAAAAATCCTGACTCCAGAAGACTAATTGTCAGCGCATGGAACCCTGCAGATATGGACAAAATGGCTTTGCCGCCATGCCATTGCCTATTCCAATTTTACGTAGCCGATGGAAAATTGTCGTGCCAGCTATATCAGCGTTCAGCAGATGTGTTCCTTGGCGTTCCCTTTAATATCGCATCCTATGCCCTGCTAACCTACATGGTTGCGCAGGTATGCGGTTTGGAGCCAGGAGAATTCATCCACACATTCGGAGACGTCCATATCTACCAAAATCATATTGAGCAGGTGAAGCTTCAGCTTGAAAGAGAAACACGTTCTCTTCCTCAATTAAAGCTGAATCCGGATGTGAAAGACATTTTCAGTTTTGAGTTTGAAGACTTTACTCTTGAAGGCTATGATCCTCACCCACATATAAAAGGAGCGGTAAGCGTATGA
- a CDS encoding dihydrofolate reductase, with translation MISFIWAMDADRAIGKNNQLPWHLPEDLKFFKRVTMGHQIAMGRKTYESIGRPLPGRENIIITRNPEFEAKGCTVFHSVSEFVEYSKQTDDEIFVIGGAEIFQETFEYAGKLYLTLIDESFGGDTFFPEFDLSEWSLVSREKGLKDEKNPYDYEFTIYERKA, from the coding sequence ATGATCTCATTTATTTGGGCAATGGATGCGGACCGTGCCATCGGAAAAAATAATCAGCTTCCGTGGCATTTGCCGGAGGATTTAAAATTTTTCAAACGGGTGACGATGGGACATCAAATCGCGATGGGAAGGAAAACATATGAATCGATCGGAAGGCCGCTTCCAGGGAGAGAAAATATAATCATTACACGCAATCCAGAGTTTGAAGCAAAGGGCTGTACCGTTTTCCATTCTGTAAGTGAATTTGTTGAATACAGCAAACAAACTGATGATGAGATTTTTGTTATTGGCGGGGCAGAAATTTTTCAGGAAACGTTTGAATATGCAGGAAAACTTTATTTAACCCTTATCGATGAAAGCTTTGGCGGAGATACTTTTTTTCCCGAGTTTGATCTCTCTGAATGGAGCCTTGTTTCCCGAGAAAAAGGATTGAAGGACGAGAAAAACCCGTATGATTATGAATTTACCATTTACGAGCGTAAAGCTTAA
- a CDS encoding lysophospholipid acyltransferase family protein, translating into MIRLIACFLYMSGYLVYSIPALKRMKKLAGTMLVSESDPIIHKVPKQWSKTMMNLTGSTVKVEGEELIPEGPVVLICNHEGDFDIPVLLSSIKKPFGFVSKIEVKKVPILSSWMEVMNCVFIDRNNRPQAIASLRKGAELLKKGHSIVIFPEGTRSKGGPIGTFKVGGFRLAKDANVPIVPISIEGTSDVFEKNGWKVKPAYIKVNISHPITSHINSNKDVKLLAEETKQIIISFRENRRMVS; encoded by the coding sequence ATGATAAGACTTATCGCTTGTTTTTTATATATGAGCGGCTATCTGGTATACAGTATTCCTGCTTTGAAGAGGATGAAAAAGCTTGCCGGTACAATGCTTGTTTCCGAAAGCGATCCGATCATACACAAGGTTCCAAAGCAATGGTCTAAAACGATGATGAATTTGACTGGATCTACAGTAAAGGTTGAGGGGGAGGAATTAATCCCGGAAGGTCCTGTAGTGTTAATCTGCAACCATGAAGGGGACTTTGATATACCAGTACTTCTGAGTTCTATAAAAAAGCCGTTTGGCTTTGTATCAAAAATAGAAGTGAAAAAAGTACCAATTCTATCTTCCTGGATGGAAGTGATGAATTGTGTCTTTATTGACCGAAATAACCGCCCTCAGGCAATTGCTTCCCTTCGCAAAGGTGCTGAGTTACTGAAAAAAGGGCATTCCATCGTCATTTTTCCTGAGGGAACGAGAAGCAAAGGCGGCCCAATAGGAACTTTTAAAGTGGGAGGCTTCAGGCTTGCAAAAGATGCTAATGTTCCAATTGTGCCAATATCCATAGAGGGGACCTCTGATGTTTTTGAGAAAAACGGATGGAAGGTAAAGCCTGCATATATAAAGGTGAACATTAGCCATCCGATTACATCCCATATCAATTCTAACAAGGATGTAAAACTGCTCGCTGAAGAAACGAAGCAAATCATTATTTCCTTCAGGGAAAACCGCAGAATGGTGTCGTAG
- the galU gene encoding UTP--glucose-1-phosphate uridylyltransferase GalU, translated as MKVRKAIIPAAGLGTRFLPATKAMPKEMLPIVDKPTIQYIVEEAVESGIEDIIIVTGKGKRSIEDHFDNSFELEQNLLEKGKLRLLDEVQKSSKLVDIHYIRQKEPKGLGHAIWCARKFIGNEPFAVLLGDDIVKAEKPCLKQMIEQYERYNASILGVQTVADSEVSRYGIVEGNRIGNRFYSVNSLVEKPKTDDAPSNLAILGRYILNPRIFDILSTLEPGAGGEIQLTDAIAALNMFEAVYAYDFEGVRYDVGEKMGFIQTTIEFALKRKDLRNDLLNYLSAILEKELVK; from the coding sequence TTGAAAGTAAGAAAAGCAATTATTCCAGCTGCTGGTTTAGGAACTAGATTCCTTCCAGCGACGAAAGCCATGCCAAAGGAAATGCTGCCTATCGTTGATAAACCGACCATTCAGTATATTGTTGAGGAAGCTGTCGAGTCAGGTATTGAGGATATTATTATCGTAACAGGTAAAGGCAAGCGTTCTATTGAGGATCATTTTGATAACTCCTTTGAATTAGAACAGAACCTGTTAGAAAAAGGAAAGTTAAGACTATTAGATGAAGTTCAAAAATCTTCTAAGCTCGTGGATATTCATTACATCCGCCAAAAAGAGCCAAAGGGTTTGGGCCATGCAATTTGGTGCGCCCGAAAGTTCATTGGTAATGAACCATTTGCTGTTCTTTTAGGAGATGATATTGTTAAGGCAGAAAAACCATGCTTAAAACAAATGATAGAACAATATGAAAGATATAATGCCTCCATTCTTGGAGTACAGACAGTGGCTGATAGTGAGGTTTCTAGATACGGGATAGTTGAAGGAAATCGTATAGGGAATCGTTTTTACAGTGTTAATAGCTTAGTTGAAAAGCCAAAGACGGATGACGCACCTTCTAATCTTGCTATTCTCGGGCGATATATATTAAACCCGAGAATTTTTGATATCCTAAGTACTTTGGAGCCAGGGGCAGGAGGCGAAATTCAACTGACCGATGCGATTGCAGCTCTAAATATGTTTGAAGCAGTTTATGCATATGATTTTGAGGGAGTTAGGTATGATGTGGGGGAAAAGATGGGATTTATTCAAACAACTATCGAATTTGCTTTAAAGCGAAAAGATTTGAGGAATGATCTATTAAATTATCTTTCTGCAATCCTTGAAAAAGAGTTAGTTAAGTAA
- a CDS encoding nucleoside-diphosphate sugar epimerase/dehydratase, with protein sequence MTYRQRLSLFILIDSCIVLTGIFFSQFLVSATFDVFRFPTFVSSIAILLCHQYFSFKFNLYKKAWEYASTGELIIILKTVTFSIITTIIVQQAVNHQTYFRLLVVTWLINMSLIGGSRFCWRMYRDSYLIDNNHKKRTLIVGAGAAGTMVARQLLKNNEAQLSPVGFIDDNVKKQHLDILGVPVVGGVNDIEKAVEHLEIDNIVIAIPSLSKKDLNNIFQECAKTNAKTQILPMLEDLVTGKVSVQQFRDVQVEDLLGRETVKLDIEKISEYITNKVVLVTGAGGSIGSEICRQISIFNPRQLILLGHGENSIYSVEMELKEIYRDTEIEFIPVIADLQDEKKMMNVLHLYKPEVVYHAAAHKHVPLMEANPEEAIKNNLIGTMNAAKAASWNGVKTFVMISTDKAVNPTSVMGATKRLAEMMIQHLNKESETTFVAVRFGNVLGSRGSVIPLFKKQIEKGGPVTVTHPEMVRYFMTIPEASRLVLQAGTLAKGGEIFVLDMGDPVKIVDLAKNLIKLSGNSIEDIGIEFTGMRPGEKLFEELLKEDEIHDQQVYPKIYIGKTVDLYFNEIEEIISMYPTYDKEELKGKLLNLANRKEITKPTYSLIV encoded by the coding sequence ATGACATACAGGCAAAGGCTTTCCTTATTTATTTTGATCGATTCCTGCATTGTATTAACTGGAATCTTTTTTAGCCAATTTTTAGTTAGCGCTACATTTGACGTTTTTCGCTTTCCGACCTTCGTAAGTTCAATTGCCATTTTATTATGTCATCAATATTTTTCCTTTAAATTTAACTTGTATAAAAAAGCATGGGAATATGCCAGCACTGGAGAATTGATTATCATTTTAAAAACAGTCACATTTTCCATTATAACTACCATAATTGTACAGCAGGCTGTAAACCATCAAACATATTTTCGGCTACTTGTTGTGACTTGGCTGATAAACATGTCCTTGATTGGTGGATCGCGTTTTTGCTGGAGAATGTATCGAGATTCTTATTTGATAGATAATAACCATAAAAAAAGAACATTAATCGTCGGAGCAGGTGCGGCTGGTACGATGGTTGCAAGACAGCTATTGAAAAATAATGAAGCACAGCTTAGTCCTGTAGGGTTTATTGACGATAACGTAAAAAAACAACATCTTGATATTTTAGGAGTTCCTGTAGTTGGGGGGGTTAATGATATAGAGAAAGCGGTTGAACATCTTGAGATTGATAATATCGTAATCGCAATCCCCTCACTTAGTAAAAAGGATTTGAATAATATTTTTCAGGAATGTGCAAAAACAAATGCGAAAACACAAATACTCCCCATGCTGGAGGATTTAGTAACCGGTAAAGTGTCGGTTCAGCAATTTCGAGATGTTCAGGTAGAGGATTTATTGGGGAGGGAAACGGTTAAACTGGACATTGAGAAAATATCTGAATATATAACAAATAAAGTTGTTTTAGTTACTGGCGCTGGTGGTTCGATAGGATCAGAAATATGCAGGCAAATTTCCATATTCAATCCAAGACAATTAATACTACTAGGTCATGGTGAAAATAGCATTTATTCAGTTGAAATGGAATTAAAAGAAATTTATAGGGACACTGAAATTGAATTCATTCCGGTTATTGCTGATTTGCAGGATGAAAAAAAAATGATGAATGTATTGCATTTATATAAACCTGAAGTGGTTTACCATGCAGCTGCACATAAACATGTCCCGTTGATGGAGGCAAATCCTGAAGAGGCAATCAAAAATAATTTAATTGGTACCATGAATGCTGCCAAGGCAGCCAGTTGGAATGGGGTAAAAACCTTCGTAATGATATCGACTGATAAGGCCGTCAATCCGACTAGTGTAATGGGGGCTACAAAAAGACTTGCAGAAATGATGATTCAGCATTTGAACAAGGAAAGCGAGACAACGTTTGTTGCCGTTCGATTCGGAAATGTTTTAGGAAGCAGGGGAAGCGTAATCCCATTATTTAAAAAGCAAATCGAAAAAGGTGGCCCCGTTACCGTGACACACCCTGAGATGGTTCGCTATTTTATGACTATCCCTGAAGCATCCAGACTGGTTCTTCAAGCTGGAACGCTGGCAAAAGGTGGAGAAATTTTCGTTTTAGACATGGGAGACCCAGTGAAAATTGTTGATCTTGCAAAAAACCTAATAAAGCTTTCTGGTAATTCAATTGAAGATATTGGTATAGAATTTACCGGAATGAGACCAGGTGAAAAGCTTTTTGAGGAATTATTAAAGGAAGATGAAATACACGACCAGCAAGTTTATCCAAAGATATACATTGGAAAAACCGTTGACCTTTATTTTAATGAGATAGAAGAAATAATTTCAATGTATCCCACTTACGATAAAGAAGAACTGAAAGGAAAACTATTGAATCTGGCTAACAGAAAGGAAATTACTAAACCAACCTATTCATTAATTGTATAG
- a CDS encoding twin-arginine translocase TatA/TatE family subunit: protein MFQNIGVPGLILILTLALIIFGPKKLPEIGRAFRQTLREFKKSTRELTDDVMQDIEEEKKKLTK, encoded by the coding sequence ATGTTTCAAAATATTGGCGTACCAGGTTTGATCTTAATTCTTACTTTGGCCCTAATCATCTTCGGACCTAAGAAACTGCCTGAAATCGGACGCGCTTTTCGCCAGACTTTGAGGGAATTTAAAAAGTCTACCCGTGAATTGACAGACGATGTAATGCAGGACATTGAAGAAGAAAAGAAAAAATTGACTAAATAA
- a CDS encoding CpsD/CapB family tyrosine-protein kinase → MLNRKNVASSKSRTLVAYSHPESVLSEQYNMIHANIKFAMNDKNSRTFLITSPSNGEGKTTVAANLAVSMAQQNEKVLLIDANLRNPYLHSIFNISNSIGLTNVLTGSALLEEVIYHTEIRRLDILPSGLATNNPVELLGSKLMDELLNNASQRYDVVLIDSHSVLEIIDTKLLANHCDGVVLVIKKGKTNSGKAKDAKKVLEFAKAKIVGAVLNG, encoded by the coding sequence GTGCTGAATAGGAAAAATGTAGCATCTAGTAAAAGTAGGACCTTGGTTGCCTACTCTCACCCGGAATCAGTACTTTCCGAGCAATATAACATGATACATGCAAATATTAAATTTGCGATGAATGACAAAAATAGCCGAACATTTTTGATTACTTCACCAAGCAATGGGGAGGGAAAAACTACAGTCGCAGCTAATTTAGCAGTCTCTATGGCTCAGCAAAATGAAAAAGTCCTTTTAATCGATGCCAATCTTAGAAACCCCTACCTGCACTCGATCTTTAATATTTCTAATTCAATTGGATTAACGAATGTACTTACAGGAAGTGCGCTTCTTGAAGAAGTTATTTATCATACTGAAATCAGGAGGCTTGATATATTGCCTAGTGGTTTAGCTACTAATAATCCAGTCGAGCTCCTGGGTTCAAAATTGATGGATGAGCTATTAAATAACGCATCGCAGCGTTACGATGTTGTGTTAATTGACTCTCATTCAGTTCTGGAGATTATTGATACAAAACTATTGGCTAATCACTGTGACGGAGTTGTTTTGGTAATAAAAAAGGGAAAAACCAATTCTGGAAAAGCAAAAGATGCTAAAAAAGTGTTGGAATTTGCTAAAGCCAAGATAGTAGGGGCTGTTTTGAACGGATAA
- a CDS encoding TerD family protein, translated as MAINLQKGQRVDLTKSNPGLTKIMVGLGWDPVQSSGGGLFGGLFGGGSTPNVDCDASVIMLGENDKLQNNKDVVYFGNLKSADGSIQHSGDNLTGAGDGDDEQVHVDLGRVPSHVHKLVFVVNIYDSVKRKQHFGMIRNAFIRIVNPSNQQTLLHYNLTDDYSGKTCLVAGELYRHGTEWKFAAVGNGTNAASLGEVVKSFS; from the coding sequence ATGGCAATTAATTTACAAAAAGGCCAAAGAGTTGATTTAACAAAAAGCAATCCAGGATTAACAAAAATCATGGTAGGTTTAGGATGGGACCCTGTACAAAGCAGTGGCGGGGGTTTATTTGGAGGCTTATTCGGCGGCGGCAGTACGCCAAATGTCGATTGCGATGCTTCGGTCATTATGCTAGGAGAAAATGATAAGCTCCAAAATAACAAGGATGTTGTGTACTTTGGAAATTTAAAAAGTGCGGATGGCAGCATTCAGCATTCCGGCGACAATCTTACTGGAGCTGGCGACGGGGATGACGAACAGGTTCACGTTGATTTAGGACGAGTGCCATCTCATGTCCATAAGCTTGTTTTTGTTGTTAATATTTACGACAGCGTAAAGCGTAAGCAGCACTTCGGGATGATTCGCAATGCGTTTATCAGAATTGTAAATCCATCAAACCAGCAAACATTGCTGCATTATAATTTAACAGATGATTATAGCGGCAAAACCTGCCTTGTTGCCGGTGAGCTTTACCGACATGGTACAGAGTGGAAATTTGCGGCAGTTGGAAACGGCACGAACGCAGCGAGCTTGGGTGAAGTAGTAAAATCTTTTAGTTAA
- a CDS encoding TerD family protein, with amino-acid sequence MSINLSKGQRIDLTKTNPGLTKVIVGLGWDTNRYHGGHDFDLDASAFLTDANGKVIEDQDFIFYNNLIHPSGSVEHTGDNRTGEGDGDDEQIKIDFSRVPSHIHRVAITVTIHDAELRSQNFGQVANSFARVVDEDNGREILRFDLGEDFSVETAVVICELYRHNGDWKFNAVGSGFSGGLAALCRNFGLSV; translated from the coding sequence ATGAGCATCAATTTATCAAAAGGACAAAGAATCGATTTAACAAAAACAAACCCCGGACTGACGAAGGTTATTGTCGGTCTTGGCTGGGATACGAACCGTTATCACGGCGGGCATGACTTTGACCTGGATGCTTCGGCTTTTTTAACTGATGCAAATGGAAAAGTCATTGAGGATCAGGACTTCATTTTTTATAATAATTTAATCCATCCATCTGGAAGTGTCGAGCATACGGGTGATAACCGGACTGGAGAAGGCGACGGCGATGATGAGCAAATCAAAATCGATTTCAGCCGCGTTCCCTCCCATATCCATCGCGTTGCCATTACCGTCACCATCCATGATGCTGAATTACGGAGTCAAAATTTTGGGCAGGTAGCGAATTCCTTTGCGCGCGTCGTCGATGAAGACAACGGCCGTGAAATTCTCCGCTTTGACCTTGGCGAGGACTTCTCTGTTGAAACAGCCGTAGTAATCTGCGAGCTATACCGCCATAACGGCGATTGGAAATTCAATGCCGTTGGCAGTGGCTTCTCCGGCGGATTGGCTGCCCTCTGCCGCAATTTTGGTTTAAGTGTATAA
- the tatC gene encoding twin-arginine translocase subunit TatC, translating into MEDKELHLTDHLDELRKRLIITVAAFMIFFIAAFIYVEDIYKWFVRDLDVKLMVLGPSDIMWIYFTLATVVAIACTIPVLAVQIWFFVKPALRPVERRVTLTYVPALFFLFVTGLVFGYFVIFPMVFNFLINIGGDMFVTNFTADRYFQFILNMTLPFGVLFELPVVVMFLTSLGIINPFVLSKIRKYAYFVLVIIAVVITPPDFMSDFIVTLPLLFLYEISINLSKIVYRRKLKKDKEWEESTETEVI; encoded by the coding sequence ATGGAAGATAAAGAATTACACTTAACTGATCATTTAGATGAATTGCGGAAAAGGTTAATTATTACCGTTGCTGCATTTATGATATTTTTTATTGCTGCATTCATCTATGTTGAAGATATTTATAAATGGTTTGTCCGTGATTTGGATGTAAAATTGATGGTGCTTGGACCAAGTGACATCATGTGGATTTATTTTACGCTCGCAACAGTGGTGGCCATCGCCTGTACCATTCCTGTCCTCGCGGTACAAATATGGTTTTTCGTAAAGCCTGCACTCAGGCCAGTTGAAAGAAGGGTAACGCTCACTTACGTTCCGGCGCTCTTTTTCCTGTTTGTCACCGGGCTGGTTTTTGGATATTTTGTTATCTTCCCAATGGTTTTTAACTTTCTTATAAATATAGGCGGGGACATGTTTGTCACCAATTTTACGGCAGATCGATACTTCCAATTCATTTTAAATATGACTTTGCCATTTGGCGTATTGTTTGAGCTGCCTGTTGTGGTGATGTTTTTAACCTCACTGGGAATCATTAACCCATTTGTTTTATCAAAGATTCGCAAATATGCTTACTTCGTTCTTGTCATTATCGCAGTCGTCATTACACCGCCGGATTTCATGTCGGACTTTATCGTAACGCTGCCGCTGCTATTCCTTTACGAAATCAGCATCAACCTGTCCAAAATTGTGTATAGAAGAAAGCTGAAAAAGGATAAGGAATGGGAAGAAAGCACGGAAACAGAAGTAATATAA
- a CDS encoding toxic anion resistance protein yields the protein MNQTPNTSANLMESKPEELLTENRVSDIKLALRKEPEVQNLVKSIDERDQIQILEFGKEPAVQISRFSDQILHNMRTTKVEDSGELLKQLGRIMDKFDAKDFQQTSGGIFSKLFKKGEKVVEKLFGKYQTMGSEIDKVYVEISKYQHEMTDATHMLEQMYDQNYQYYLTLEKYVVAGEMKAEELKNHQLPQLEARAAGGDQLASMQADTLRNAIELLEQRVYDLEMAKMVSLQTAPQIRLLQRGNTKLIGKINSAFVTTIPIFKNGLIQAVAAKRQKLVADSMSELDRRTNEMLVRNAQNISQQSTDIARLAGAPSIKIETIEETWNIIIKGMQETKAIEDENKRLRVEGTKRLEQLQDNFKKMKA from the coding sequence ATGAATCAAACACCTAACACGTCCGCAAACCTTATGGAGTCGAAACCAGAAGAACTGCTGACAGAAAATAGGGTTTCAGACATCAAGCTTGCGCTTCGAAAAGAGCCAGAGGTCCAAAACCTTGTAAAGTCCATTGATGAGCGCGATCAAATTCAAATCCTGGAATTTGGAAAAGAGCCGGCTGTCCAGATTTCCCGTTTCTCTGACCAGATTCTTCATAATATGAGAACGACAAAGGTAGAGGACTCGGGCGAACTTCTAAAGCAGCTTGGACGGATCATGGACAAGTTTGACGCAAAGGATTTCCAGCAAACATCTGGAGGGATTTTCTCAAAGCTTTTTAAAAAGGGTGAAAAAGTAGTCGAGAAGCTGTTTGGCAAATACCAGACAATGGGCAGTGAGATCGACAAGGTGTATGTGGAAATTTCAAAATACCAGCATGAAATGACAGATGCCACCCATATGCTTGAGCAAATGTATGATCAAAACTATCAATATTACTTAACACTTGAAAAATACGTTGTCGCAGGAGAAATGAAGGCTGAAGAACTGAAAAACCACCAGCTTCCTCAGCTGGAAGCACGTGCGGCAGGAGGAGACCAGCTGGCTTCCATGCAGGCAGATACACTGCGCAATGCGATTGAGCTGTTGGAGCAAAGAGTATATGACCTAGAAATGGCGAAAATGGTTTCCCTGCAGACAGCTCCTCAAATTCGCCTTCTTCAGCGGGGAAATACGAAGCTGATTGGTAAGATCAATTCCGCCTTTGTTACAACGATTCCTATTTTCAAAAACGGTTTAATCCAGGCTGTTGCAGCCAAGCGCCAAAAGCTTGTAGCTGATTCCATGAGTGAGCTTGACAGAAGAACGAATGAAATGCTTGTCCGTAATGCACAGAATATTTCACAGCAAAGCACGGATATCGCACGTTTAGCTGGCGCTCCTAGCATTAAGATCGAAACGATCGAGGAAACATGGAATATCATCATTAAAGGCATGCAGGAAACAAAAGCAATTGAAGATGAAAACAAACGATTGCGTGTAGAGGGCACAAAAAGGCTTGAGCAGCTTCAAGACAATTTTAAAAAAATGAAGGCATAA
- a CDS encoding Wzz/FepE/Etk N-terminal domain-containing protein, with protein MNPFQDDPKIGKDKAKDINLKELYFVIKRRFWLLILSTVLFTCLGAYYTFSTNVPLYESSSRIIIGADPEFRNTLQVIIKDSTVLQKVVNELGLGTSPESLAGQITIQSIDNSQVVSIGVTDTNPKRAAEIANTVSRVFKEQIPNIVGFKDVKLLSDAKVNPWPINQNQNKIIMISSIVGVVMGIGLIFLVDSLDDTIRSEIDLEAALGLPVLASTSKIKKRI; from the coding sequence ATGAATCCTTTTCAAGATGATCCTAAAATAGGCAAAGATAAAGCAAAAGATATAAATTTAAAAGAATTATACTTTGTAATAAAACGACGTTTTTGGTTGCTGATACTAAGTACTGTTTTGTTTACATGCTTAGGTGCATATTACACCTTTTCTACTAATGTTCCTTTATACGAATCTTCATCAAGAATCATTATTGGGGCGGATCCCGAATTTAGGAATACCCTTCAAGTAATCATAAAGGATTCCACTGTCTTACAAAAGGTAGTAAATGAACTAGGGTTAGGAACTTCTCCAGAATCACTGGCTGGCCAAATTACAATTCAAAGTATTGATAATTCCCAGGTAGTAAGCATTGGAGTGACAGATACTAATCCAAAACGCGCAGCAGAAATTGCAAATACTGTTTCAAGGGTTTTTAAGGAACAAATACCTAATATTGTTGGATTTAAGGATGTAAAATTATTATCTGATGCAAAGGTAAATCCTTGGCCAATTAATCAAAATCAAAACAAAATAATAATGATTTCTTCGATTGTTGGAGTGGTAATGGGGATTGGTTTAATTTTTTTAGTGGATTCTTTAGATGATACGATAAGGTCTGAAATCGATCTTGAAGCAGCATTAGGATTGCCGGTCTTAGCCAGCACTTCAAAAATAAAAAAAAGAATTTAA